A region of Dermabacter vaginalis DNA encodes the following proteins:
- a CDS encoding acyl-CoA carboxylase epsilon subunit has protein sequence MSTEETGTVPTTIPAHEEPSSPSVELVSGHLADHEIAAIAVAVAAMSAISREEAHQREIAERAGHSTSAWNSPVATHRSAYPLRASAGPKSWMFSQR, from the coding sequence GTGAGCACCGAAGAAACGGGCACGGTCCCAACGACGATCCCCGCGCACGAAGAGCCGAGCAGCCCGAGCGTCGAGCTCGTTTCGGGCCACCTTGCTGATCACGAGATCGCGGCGATCGCGGTCGCCGTCGCGGCGATGAGTGCCATCTCGCGCGAAGAGGCACATCAGCGCGAAATAGCAGAGCGCGCAGGTCACTCCACATCGGCATGGAACTCCCCCGTGGCCACGCACAGGTCGGCGTATCCCCTGCGGGCGAGCGCAGGACCGAAGTCGTGGATGTTCTCCCAGCGCTAG
- a CDS encoding DUF885 domain-containing protein: MTTMRTPSPTDNLANGFVERSIALSPMTATSLGTPGQDRLMDDLSPEGLEQVATLARDTLAGLDSVEREHPGDDVDRVTRAAMRERLGLELEHHDALLTHASVNNIASPVQGIRSIFDMMPQDTAEDWATISERLSRVPEAVHGYAESLRYAASKGVLAAKRQQRIGAEQSRSFTKADGFFPSLVAKSGLEGSAREDFERRVALACEAYNELAAVFDELEEKAPEKDAVGREAYQLGSRTFLGEEIDVEEAYEFGVEELTRLIDEQKQVASRLNAHYGNGGGDSIDAAMASLNADEALVLHGTDSLKAWMQELSDAAIRDLAGTHFDIPEELTRLECMIAETGAGGIYYTGPSEDFSRPGRMWWDTPAGVDTFRTWSETTTVYHEGVPGHHLQVGTQQLQSERLNRWRASFMWVSGHGEGWALYAERLMEELGYLTTDGEKLGMLMEQRMRAGRVVLDIGLHNELPVPERFGGGKWTYERGWDFVREHWRMEEPIQRFEYHRYLGWAGQAPSYKLGQRVWEQLRDEALARGTSLRDFHREALELGGLPLSVLRSALSAHGTGEVGA, translated from the coding sequence ATGACAACGATGCGTACCCCTAGCCCCACCGACAATCTTGCGAACGGCTTTGTTGAGCGTTCGATCGCCTTGAGTCCCATGACGGCCACGAGTCTCGGCACCCCCGGCCAGGATCGCCTCATGGATGACCTCTCCCCCGAAGGCCTCGAGCAAGTGGCGACCCTGGCCCGCGACACTCTCGCAGGACTCGATTCCGTTGAGCGCGAGCACCCCGGCGATGACGTCGATCGCGTGACACGCGCCGCGATGCGCGAGCGCCTCGGCCTCGAACTCGAACACCACGACGCGCTCCTCACGCATGCCTCGGTCAACAACATCGCGTCGCCTGTCCAGGGCATCCGCAGCATTTTCGACATGATGCCGCAGGACACCGCTGAGGACTGGGCCACCATCAGCGAACGCCTCTCCCGCGTGCCCGAAGCCGTGCACGGTTATGCCGAGTCGCTTCGATACGCCGCCTCGAAGGGCGTTCTCGCGGCGAAGCGCCAGCAGCGCATTGGCGCGGAGCAGTCGCGTTCCTTTACGAAGGCCGACGGTTTCTTCCCCTCTCTCGTGGCAAAGTCTGGCCTCGAGGGCTCGGCCCGCGAGGATTTCGAGCGCCGCGTGGCACTCGCATGCGAGGCATACAACGAACTTGCCGCCGTATTCGATGAGCTCGAGGAGAAGGCCCCCGAGAAAGATGCGGTGGGCCGCGAGGCCTACCAGCTCGGTTCGCGCACGTTCCTCGGCGAAGAGATCGACGTCGAGGAGGCATACGAGTTCGGTGTTGAGGAACTCACCCGATTGATCGACGAGCAAAAGCAGGTGGCCTCGCGCCTGAATGCGCACTATGGCAACGGCGGCGGCGATTCGATCGACGCGGCGATGGCTTCGCTCAATGCCGATGAAGCACTCGTGCTGCACGGTACCGATAGCCTCAAAGCGTGGATGCAAGAGCTTTCAGATGCCGCAATCCGTGACCTTGCGGGCACCCACTTCGACATCCCGGAAGAGCTCACACGCCTCGAATGCATGATCGCCGAGACAGGCGCGGGCGGCATCTACTACACGGGGCCAAGCGAGGACTTCTCACGCCCGGGCCGCATGTGGTGGGACACCCCCGCAGGGGTTGACACGTTCCGCACCTGGAGCGAAACCACGACCGTCTATCACGAGGGTGTTCCCGGCCATCACCTCCAGGTGGGCACGCAGCAGCTTCAGTCGGAGCGTCTCAATCGTTGGCGGGCCTCCTTCATGTGGGTGTCGGGCCACGGCGAGGGCTGGGCTCTCTACGCGGAGCGGCTCATGGAAGAACTCGGCTACCTCACAACCGACGGGGAAAAGCTCGGCATGCTCATGGAGCAGCGTATGCGCGCGGGCCGCGTCGTTCTCGACATTGGACTCCACAACGAGCTTCCCGTCCCCGAGCGATTCGGTGGCGGAAAGTGGACCTACGAGCGCGGCTGGGACTTCGTTCGCGAACACTGGCGCATGGAGGAGCCCATCCAGCGCTTCGAGTATCACCGCTACCTCGGCTGGGCAGGCCAGGCGCCGAGCTACAAGCTCGGCCAGCGGGTCTGGGAGCAGCTGCGCGATGAGGCTCTCGCGCGGGGCACATCGCTGCGAGACTTCCACCGCGAAGCGCTTGAGCTTGGCGGCCTGCCCCTTTCCGTGCTGCGATCCGCTCTTTCTGCTCACGGGACCGGCGAGGTCGGGGCATGA
- a CDS encoding Maf family protein, translated as MSGGLTGKGERADARPATVGTPPHEPLLLLASQSAGRKAVLSRAGIEFTALPADVDEDAVLASALDTSGQLAFEDRVLTLARAKAEASCAASEGGYVVLGGDSMLEFEGELVGKPRTAETARERWHAMRGKKARLHSGHWLIDDRDPLDGGTGATFGETASTNVYFADLSDAEIDAYVETGEPLWVAGAFTIDGYGGPFIERIEGDHHAVIGLSLPLLRRMLREISLAVSDLWRPAPMS; from the coding sequence ATGAGCGGCGGGCTTACCGGGAAAGGTGAAAGGGCCGACGCTCGCCCGGCGACCGTCGGAACCCCGCCTCACGAGCCTCTCCTGCTCCTCGCTTCGCAATCCGCCGGCCGCAAGGCCGTACTTTCGCGCGCGGGGATCGAGTTCACGGCGCTGCCCGCGGACGTCGATGAAGATGCCGTTCTCGCTTCCGCACTCGATACCTCGGGTCAGTTGGCTTTTGAGGACCGCGTGCTGACTCTTGCCCGAGCGAAAGCGGAAGCCTCGTGCGCGGCGAGCGAGGGTGGCTATGTCGTGCTCGGGGGCGATTCCATGCTTGAGTTCGAGGGAGAGCTCGTGGGTAAGCCCCGCACCGCAGAAACCGCACGCGAGCGATGGCATGCAATGCGCGGAAAGAAAGCACGCCTCCACTCGGGGCATTGGCTCATCGACGATCGCGATCCTCTCGACGGTGGGACGGGGGCGACGTTCGGGGAAACCGCGTCGACCAATGTGTACTTTGCCGACCTTTCGGATGCCGAAATCGATGCCTATGTCGAGACTGGCGAGCCGCTCTGGGTTGCCGGCGCTTTCACGATCGACGGCTATGGAGGCCCGTTCATTGAGCGCATCGAGGGCGATCACCACGCGGTCATCGGCCTCTCGCTTCCACTTCTTCGCCGAATGCTCCGAGAAATCTCCCTCGCGGTCAGCGACCTCTGGCGCCCTGCTCCCATGTCCTAG
- a CDS encoding acetyl/propionyl/methylcrotonyl-CoA carboxylase subunit alpha: MPKPALHRPFRTVLIANRGEIAVRIARACRDAGLRSIAVYSDSDRDALHTRIADEGYALGGTSAAQSYLVIDKLLDIAQRSGAEAIHPGYGFLSERADFAQAVIDAGLVWIGPSPDAIEKLGDKVSARHIAQAAGAPLVAGTKDPVKDSGEVVAFAKEHGLPIAIKAAFGGGGRGLKVARELDEVRELFDSATREAIASFGRGECFVERYLDSPRHVETQCLADSHGNVQVVSTRDCSLQRRHQKLVEEAPAPFLSDEQHARLVESSKAILKEARYVGAGTCEFLVGQDGTISFLEVNTRLQVEHPVTEEVTGVDLVREQFRIAAGEEISPVDPEPRGHSFEFRINGEDPGRGFLPSPGPVKVFEPPLGPGVRVDSGVRTGDAISGHFDSMLAKLIVTGATREEALERSRRALAEFRIEGIPTVMPFHRLVVEDPAFAPRHSDEPFTVHTRWIETEFSGDIAPAPVPNATDDVEDREAVVVEIDGRKVEISLPASLRAPRAQTPQRRKRRTSAARGTASGGHAVSAPMQGTIVKIAVEEGQTVADGDLILVLEAMKMEQPILAHRSGIVTNLDAEIGATVSAGAELCTIED; the protein is encoded by the coding sequence ATGCCAAAGCCTGCACTCCATCGACCGTTCCGCACGGTCCTCATCGCCAACCGCGGTGAGATTGCCGTGCGTATTGCCCGCGCCTGCCGTGACGCCGGGCTCCGATCGATCGCCGTGTACTCGGACTCGGATCGCGATGCCCTCCACACGCGCATCGCGGATGAGGGCTACGCCCTCGGTGGCACGAGCGCCGCGCAAAGCTACCTCGTGATCGACAAGCTTCTCGACATCGCTCAGCGAAGCGGCGCCGAGGCAATTCACCCCGGCTACGGTTTCCTCTCGGAACGCGCTGATTTCGCGCAGGCCGTCATCGATGCGGGACTCGTGTGGATCGGGCCTAGCCCCGACGCAATCGAAAAGCTTGGCGACAAGGTCTCGGCGCGCCACATCGCGCAAGCCGCGGGTGCACCACTCGTGGCCGGCACGAAGGACCCGGTCAAGGATTCCGGTGAAGTTGTGGCATTTGCGAAGGAGCACGGCCTCCCGATTGCGATCAAGGCCGCTTTCGGTGGCGGTGGTCGCGGCCTCAAAGTCGCGCGCGAGCTCGACGAGGTGCGCGAGCTTTTTGATTCCGCGACCCGCGAAGCGATCGCGTCGTTCGGTCGCGGCGAATGCTTCGTCGAGCGCTATCTCGATTCTCCTCGCCACGTGGAGACTCAGTGCCTCGCCGATAGCCACGGCAACGTCCAAGTCGTCTCCACACGCGACTGCTCGCTTCAGCGCCGCCATCAGAAACTCGTCGAGGAGGCGCCCGCACCGTTCTTAAGCGACGAACAGCACGCTCGTCTCGTGGAGTCGTCAAAAGCCATCCTCAAGGAGGCCCGTTACGTCGGCGCGGGCACGTGTGAGTTCCTCGTAGGCCAGGACGGCACCATTTCGTTCCTCGAAGTCAACACGCGCCTCCAGGTGGAGCATCCCGTGACGGAAGAGGTCACGGGCGTGGACCTCGTGCGCGAACAATTCCGCATCGCCGCGGGCGAGGAGATCTCCCCCGTCGATCCCGAGCCCCGCGGGCACTCCTTCGAGTTCCGCATTAACGGCGAAGACCCGGGCCGTGGGTTCCTCCCCTCTCCCGGGCCGGTCAAGGTTTTCGAGCCACCGCTCGGCCCCGGCGTTCGCGTTGATTCGGGGGTGCGCACGGGCGATGCGATCTCGGGGCACTTCGACTCAATGCTCGCAAAACTCATCGTGACAGGGGCGACCCGCGAAGAAGCACTCGAACGCTCGCGTCGTGCACTCGCGGAGTTCCGCATCGAGGGAATCCCCACGGTGATGCCGTTCCACAGGCTCGTGGTGGAGGATCCAGCCTTCGCCCCGCGCCACTCGGATGAGCCCTTCACGGTGCATACGCGCTGGATCGAGACGGAGTTTTCGGGCGACATCGCCCCCGCGCCAGTTCCAAACGCCACGGACGACGTTGAGGATCGTGAGGCGGTCGTCGTCGAGATCGATGGCCGCAAGGTCGAGATCTCGCTTCCCGCCTCGCTCCGCGCGCCTCGCGCACAGACTCCGCAGCGCCGTAAACGCCGTACGAGCGCCGCGCGGGGAACGGCTTCCGGTGGTCACGCCGTGAGCGCCCCTATGCAGGGCACGATCGTCAAGATCGCCGTCGAGGAGGGGCAGACTGTCGCCGACGGTGACCTGATCCTCGTGCTCGAGGCCATGAAGATGGAGCAGCCGATCCTCGCGCACCGCAGCGGCATCGTCACGAATCTCGACGCGGAAATCGGCGCGACCGTCTCCGCGGGTGCGGAACTCTGCACGATCGAAGACTAA